A region from the Acyrthosiphon pisum isolate AL4f chromosome A1, pea_aphid_22Mar2018_4r6ur, whole genome shotgun sequence genome encodes:
- the LOC100164453 gene encoding inositol polyphosphate 5-phosphatase K, with protein MGDLTFYTVTYNVATRSPRQPLEDLLQWNGRTEHQLPDFCLFGFQEIKAQPQNLLLDSVFDDPWTAALRDVLSGYHYVKIRTVKMVGLLLNVFCKRKHVPLLKEMQTSETRTGILGVWGNKGAVSFSFKIYGATICCVNCHFAAHEEYLKHRINDYHTIIESQHFGSSRKVILDHDYVFWFGDLNFRLDNSKLKSAEEIARHVNNVNLSLRTATTLSDIWAQDELSSVMQKSKAFKGFFEHLPMFPPTYRYIFGSGSYDLKRRPAWTDRILYKTIDSSNEKCVLEVLSYKYIESIRLSDHRPVYSESSVQISSEGHFNNVDQPVIFQPIKTWQLETENEVNLQIKEYIPWVNDWIGVFQEKYTSLDDYISYVYLPSEIMECDESNDQYRRFDDMTSVCRVKFVPEVFSDGSKRVCLKFSETSVLNPGTYRLIYFSSTNNSVLGVSNPFIATKQTCALNTSHEFGW; from the exons ATGGGTGATTTAAC ATTCTACACCGTAACCTACAACGTTGCCACTAGATCTCCCAGACAACCCCTAGAAGATTTACTGCAATGGAACGGCCGCACCGAACACCAGCTACcagatttttgtttatttgg gttTCAAGAAATCAAGGCTCAACCTCAAAACTTATTACTTGATTCAGTATTTGATGACCCTTGGACAGCAGCTCTTag ggatGTTTTAAGTGGCTATCATTATGTAAAAATACGTACTGTAAAAATGGTCGGATTGctgttaaatgtattttgtaaacgAAAACATGTTCCTCTTTTAAAAGAAATGCAAACTTCAGAAACACGTACCGGAATTTTGGGCGTTTgg ggAAATAAAGGTGCTGtcagttttagttttaaaatttacggGGCGACAATATGCTGTGTGAACTGTCACTTTGCTGCGCAtgaagaatatttaaaacatagaaTTAATGATTATCACACAATCATTGAGAGTCAACATTTTGGTTCATCTAGAAAAGTTATTTTAGATCACGA CTATGTTTTTTGGTTCGGCGATCTCAATTTTCGTTTAGACAATAGTAAACTAAAGTCAGCTGAAGAAATTGCTCGCCACGTTAACAATGTAAATTTATCACTGAGAACTGCAACAACATTATCTGATATCTGGGCACAAGATGAGTTAAGTTCAGTCATGCAAAAATCAAAAGCTTTCAAAGGATTTTTTGAACATTTGCCAATGTTTCCACCCACCTATCGATATATTTTCGGGTCCGGCAGTTATGATCTCAA gaGAAGACCTGCATGGACAGATCGcattttatacaaaacaattGATTCATCAAATGAAAAGTGTGTACTAGAGGTATTATCGTACAAGTACATTGAGTCAATACGACTAAGTGACCATAGACCAGTTTATAGTGAATCCAGTGTTCAA atatctaGTGAAGGACATTTCAACAATGTTGACCAACCTGTAATTTTCCAACCAATAAAGACATGGCAATTAGAAACAGAAAATGAAGTTAATTTACAGATAAAAGAATATATTCCATGGGTGAATGATTGGATAGGAGTATTTCAA GAGAAATATACTAGTCTTGATGACTATATATCATATGTGTACTTACCTTCAGAGATCATGGAATGTGATGAATCAAATGATCAATATAGACGATTTGATGACATGACATCTGTGTGTAGAGTAAAATTTGTTCCTGAAGTATTTTCAGATGGTTCAAAAAGAGTGTGTTTGAAATTTTCAGAAACTTCAGTGCTCAATCCAGGCACTTATagactaatatattttagtagtacTAATAATTCAGTGCTTGGAGTATCAAATCCATTTATTGCTACCAAACAAACATGTGCGTTAAATACATCCCATGAATTTGGTTGGTAG